The Falco peregrinus isolate bFalPer1 unplaced genomic scaffold, bFalPer1.pri scaffold_58, whole genome shotgun sequence nucleotide sequence TGGGATAGTCCTTTGCTCGGTGGTCCTGTGGGCATGTGCACTGGAGAGGAGCCATCACAGGCCACCTCTTCCTGAGCAAGCCACCACTGTGGGAGGCACcgagatgctcagcagaggcagtttaGGAGCGACAGGGGTGATCTGTCCCGCTGCTTGGAGGTAATCCCCTCCATACAACCCTGAGATGCAACGTACCCAGCTAGAGGGAATCCCAGTAGAGGTGGACAAAAAGATGAACACGTGCAGGTATTGCTCCCCAGCAACATGCGGAAAAACTCATCAGCAGTACATATCCTGGCATGTATCCGTTCATATGGAAGGTGAAGATTTATGGTTTTTAGTGTAAGTCACAAGTTGTTggacagtctgttttgccttggaaCGAAACCATACAATTAAATTTCGCGAAGCAACCCGTGTTTCAAATCCGTGGACAAGGTGAAATGCCATGTGCATGAGAGCGTTTCTCATCAGCGCAGATCTTTGCTGTCTCTaaggcagtgcaggctggggctgtgggtgctacTGGAGATATGCAGCCCgcctgcactgcaggaaggcCATTCTGGTCTGACTGTCAGATGGAGCTGTATGTTGTACAATATTGTACGTGTTGTGCCAAGCTTTCTGCAGGTAAAGAAAGCAGCTGTCATGTATTTGACAACAGCAATCATAGGTgatgctgtgaagaaattcagggaaaatctgCGGCGCATGTGATTTTGACTACAACCGAGCTGTAGTTCTGACTTGTCTTGGTCACTTTAATTAGTAATgtgtcattaatttaaaaataaccggTGCAGTTAAAGAGCATGGGTGTTGGTCAGAAAGGCCTGGTTTCTCATGTGTAAATTCACCAAGTCAGAGGCACTGATGCAAGTGCCTGGATGAATCGGTAAAACAGGGCTGGGCTAGCCAGGGTGGCACGGGCAGCGTGTGCAGCCTGTAGTGGTTTAGGCAATAGCTCTAATTCAGAGTTATGGTGGAGGTGCTGAATGTGCTTGGGTTTGAAAGCACACGGTCTTCGTTAGCTTCAACGGAAACTGCAGGATTCTGCTGTGCAAATCAACGAAACTGTGAGATACAATCCGCTGTTCAGGAAAGTCAGAACATGTTTTTAAGGAAGTCTCTGTTGGGAGGTAAAACCGCTGCTGAAGCGATAGCAGCGATGGAGCGTGTGTAAAAGAGCCTGGGGAGACCTGCAGCCTTCTGGAGCCAGGCAGAGTATTTCCTGTTCACTTGAGCTATTGGTCACGACGGGAAGATGCTTCCTACAAACTGGGGTTTGTTCTAATGGGAATAGGTGACTTGTGAATAAAGAGGGCAGTGGAGagttgtcttttttccccatttttggaAAACGGAATGCATTATTGTTCCAGTTTAACAATAGGTGGCACTTGGTTCCAGTGCAAGTAGTTATCTCTTCAttgccataaaaagaaatccatacaaTTATATCAGTTCTGATTCTGtatcaaagaatgaaaatagcttctaAACAGGGTCCTGACTACTAATTCATGTGCTGTGCTATCTGCGTGGTGtgtcttcattgcctttcactaaaattcctctttcctgtgaaaccagttgtgtttgtgggtttgggatctttttttctttcctctccttgttcGCAGatccacttgatttttttctggtggtgttacAACGAACATTGTGCAGTCCTCCTAACGCTTTGTCCATCAgtaatgttttcacttttttgttgttcctgtTTTAAGAGAcactattgttttctttctaagggccgtatttttgttatgtcttGCATGATGAGTgaattcaaagtactttcaaTGGCATAATACACTTTGtagtgtaattttgtgaaaatgcttctctatgaattaaaaaaaataattttatattatttcagggGTAAACCCTGAATTAATCAATCTTGGATgtggtgtttctgtcttctagaaATACGTGaagcttaactttgtttttataggttaagaaggaaaaaagcaaacaaagatgtTCAAAAGTGCAGACCgtggcaaaacaggaatgtgTGGATAAATTAATTAACATCACTAATcggcaaatgaaacaaaagattactgtaaggaagaatgactgtttgaaaatggagaatgaaaacacgatagaagaaaaagacaaaaagttttTCATCTGGGGAGAGCTCAAAATTGATTAAAGTGCCAATGAAAGGGTAAGCTAAGGAGATAATCTCTAGCTCTTATATGTAGTGCTATGTAAGTGTCTTAGGTTTTCTGATACTGTGGTAGTTGAAGTAGTTTCCTCAGTGGTGAAAGCCATAGTGAGTAGtccactgcttctcaaaaaatgaagaaaaattcttttttgacAAAATGAAGCACACGATGGAGGTTCAAATTTATGGCctgctctaaaaaaagaaaaggggaaaccaaaagaaaacccccacctAAATTCCTGTGATTTCCATGTCAACACTGAggtaaaatgcatcttcaaaaccagaactgaagactggaaaaagcagttatttttgtaggaaaaggccacctagaaaagaaaagtaggaactTGGGGTTTGCTACTGCTCCCTTTTCTAGGTGATTTTAGTGATCTCCGTGcagttggtgttttccttttcattaagttaataTGCCCTTTgtcaggagaggggaaaagatgatATTACCAAACCAATCTCAAAAGTCTAAAGAAGGCACACGTATTTTTATGCAGACCTAAGCAGgagctttttctgtctgtccttcaaaggaatctctgctctagGTGCTTTCTGTACCGTGGCTATTGGATATAGTCCAGCTTAACCTGGATCTAGCTCAGATTCCACGTGTCCCCCTCACTCCTAGGGGAAGGGTTTTAAATACTTGGGCATATTCCACGATCTTTACAGTCAAGTCTGTGATTTTAtcatagatattttttgtctCGGTTGTTTCTGGACATCATCTTAAGtatgtctgtttcacagaaatattttttataaacctATTcacttggtgattttttttctttctttctgtgtaatgcAGTAAAATTGCCCTGAATGCCAAAGgtgcaaagaaaagtaaaagacagccttcaaagcagaaggctcaTCAGCAGATGAGCTCTTCCAGTGGCAATCATGGTCAAGTACCGGATGAGAGCACTTCCAGTGAAACATCTGAGGATGAAGGAAGGTATGCATATAaggaatgttgaaaataaaacttacttaaTGATAAAAATTGGCCTGAGAGCTAGAGGctagtttgggtttttgttgtgtgtttaggttttttgtaaACCTGACGCCTATGAAGATTCTTGTTCTTTCATGTGACCACCTgatgttctttcttgttctttcttgttcttttgtgtGACTACCTGATGCGCTTTGTGTTGACAAACACTTCACTTTTGTTTAGAGTGCTTTTGAACATGCTGGCCAAGTCAACAATGAGGTCACGTgcacaaattctgattaattacatgagtgtgtgcacaggcatagaagtatttcatgtgtttaaaaCGGGTGAGGTATCTcagtttttttcactgcaggtactcaggattttttgccctgctccccgctccaccttttctcttgcagctgttccctcctgacttcttgcccACCCTGAACTTACTTGTGTGGGTTGTGGCAAAGTGCGAAAGAGAAGTTGTTGACGCTGTTCAGCCCTAGCTAAAAATCTGGTGTGTTagcaacactgttttggtcagaAATCTAACGCACAGCcctgtgtgggctgctgtgaagaaaacaaactgcatcccagccagacgcaggacaccagagaatccaaaattacagttctttgacCTGTAGGAGAAGGATTCTCATTACTGAAGGGAGCTGAACCCCTGGTATTAAACAGGGAATGCACGTAACCGTATAGCTCCATGTCTGTAGCTGtaagatttctgtcactttgcGTGAAGTTTAGGGAACAGTTATTTCAACTGTTTGCTTAATATCTTGCGGAAAAATTAGCCTTCCAGTAGACATTAATAGCACACAATAATTGTTTCAGTCTTGAACTATATCTAGCAAAGTTACTATGCCAGATTTTAGTTTAATTCAGTTCTGCAGTTAAGTTTTCAAAGCTACGGTAGGTATTATTCATAATGCAAAGTaagcatttcagtactgaaatatatttctgttttctagacctgCAGCAACAACCAGGAGTGAAAGGAACGAGGTACCGTAAAACTAGTTTCTTGGTAAACAGTCTCTATCAGCTTTTAATCACTTCGATGGGAGCAGTGTTTATGTAGTGATCAACCAGATGTACAAATTGCTGCTGGTACGCAGCTTTATTGTATTTGAGACAAATCTGTGGGCTGTGAAGGAGAGAATGAATCATTCCTGCATTTGTAATGGTCTGTAATACTAGACAGTGGAATTACagaaagtactgtattttttgtaggtCAGCATACCAATGGAAGTAACTGATGGCCCTGGTTTAAGTCACTCATCTGACCCAACTTCAGAGGATGTCCGGTTAGAAGCTTCAGCCTACAAGGAGACTATGCTGCTGTTGGAAGAGCTTAGCGTGGTTCATACGGGTATGTTTTCAAGtctctgtcttcagctgttacaagTTCCccttaaaacatgatttctttgtAGGCACtcctaagtattttaatttcatattttgatatAGTATCTCTGTGTGACTAGAGATCCCCCTCAAAAGCTGTGAAACTGACACCTAACCTGAGATGTTGCCTGCATTACCAGCCGATGTGCCTTACGTTATCATTGGTTCTCTGTCTagtcagagctggagaagcagtttCTTGCAAAGTACAGTTCAGCTCCTTCTAATGCGGTCATCAAAAGTCAgcaagagctttttcttctttatatcccCTTGATGTGGTTTAAGCCCAGCCACACCTAAAcacctaagcaccacacagccactcacttgttccaccccagtggggtgggggagagcatcggaaagggaaaagtgagaaaactcatgggtcggcatgaaaacagtttaatagcaaaagccacgcatgcacgcaaagcaaagcaaggaattcatccagcacgtcccatgggcaggcgggtgttcagccatctccaggacagcagggcccCGTCACGCATAACaaatacttgggaagacaaagtgCCGTCACTCTggatgtccctcccttccttcgtcctcccccagctttatatgctgagcatgatgccgcGTGGCATGGcacatcccttgggtcagctggggtcagctgtcccagccgtgtcccggcccggctccttgcgtacccccagcctgctcgctggtggggtggggtgaggagcaggaaaggccttggctctgtgtgggCGCTGCTGGGCCATAAGGAACACATCCCCGTGCTACCAACCCTGTTTGCGGCACAACTGTAAAACATGGCCCCGTACCAGCGACTgcgaagaaaattaacactatccCAGCCACAACCAGCACCCCCCTCAACAGCTAATGACAAAGAGTACAGCAAAATAAtggctttgcttaaaaatagtAAGTACATATATGTAACAAATTTCAACTGTCATAAGATGCTTGCGTATATGCACAAGGCATTATATAAACATAAGCATCACTTACTAGGGCTCTTAAACTATGCTAAAATTTCATTAGGCAAGTGTTAACCTTGGCCGAAGGCCAAActccccccccagtgctgccactgcccctCCTTGACAAAACGGGGCGAAAAAGCTGGTGGGTCAGTGTGAAGGCAGGGCTGTCACTTCCCAGTGActgtcactggcaaaacagactccaccgattaaaatacatttggatagtgagaaacaaagacccCAAACCTGAGAAGGACACGTCGGCACCCCCCCCTGCTCAAGCTCTGCTgcgctccttccctgccacctccccaggcagcgcGGGGAGGCTGCGGTCGGCAGTCGGGACgtagcagtttctctgctgctccttcctcgtcccttttccctgctccagtgtgagtcctcccccaggctgcagtcctttggggaaaatctcctccagcctgggccctCCATGGGTCGCAGGTCCTTCGGGAAGGATCCGCCTGCTCTGGCGCGGGGTCCTCCGCAGCACTGCgctgtgggtatctgctccagcatggttctctccggggctgcaggggaatctctgctctggcacctggagcagcacctctccctcctccttcgcTGACCTGGGTGTTCGTTTGCAGGGCtggttttcacatgcttttccccttctctgcccgTGTGGTGGTTTCGCCCTTtcctacatttgtttttcctgaggagctgccagcacggctgagaggctcagctgtgccctgcggtgGGTCCATCGAAACCGTCCATGTCCAGCACGGGGCGACCCCTGGCTTCTTCTCACAGGGACCTTCCCACTAACCTGCCACCTGCACCTAATACAGCAAAGCATTGAACAGCTTATACATTGGGCAGTATTTGTGcagctttgtgtcttttctgtctcaaaacAGGTTCTGCTACTttgttgaaaatgcaaaacatacttCTTGAATATGAACAGAGAATAGAACGTCAGAAAAATCGGTATAAAGCGCTCTCAAGAGAAGTAAGGAAATTGGAAGATGAAAGGGAGGAGTCACAGTTCAGAGCGGAGAAGACTCAAGATTTGAAATCCGTGTCGGCTCACCAAGAAGCGGAATGGAAAAGGGGTATCCAAAGCCTTAGGTATGTAAATTGTGGTCTGATAATGTATTATCTTGTCAGTGGTTTTGTTCCGAAAGACACTGATGGTGCAGGCAACAGGATGAGAAGTTCCCagtcttttgggtttgggttttttgaatcCCGTGGGCCAGTTATGCTATGAAGTACATAatgtgagaggggaaaaacGTCCGGATACCAGCTCCATGTACAGTCTTCTGGATGTTGTTCtaactttgttttctagcaagaaaagagcaagagagtGTGTACGGGGAAATCAGATTTATAAGAGAGATTTGCGAGGTGgttgggtgtgggtttttttttcattttgtcctcGCAGCTTCAGTTGGCCTATAATACTAGGATTTCTGGTAACTCCACCCAGTGCAAGTCAAAGCAGAGCTTAGAGCATTTGTTTGCttacctgtttgtttgttggaaAGGTCAAGTTTGGGATTGCCCCTTTCCCCACGCTCCTGAGCTAGACCCGGAGGCGTGAGGTTTCTCATCGCTGTTGACATCACGTCCGACAGGGGTGGCCAGCAGGCACCGTAGGCAGTTGAGCAAGGACaactgcagagccctggcctGGGAGGGGAGATCTCCTCGTGGTGATCCCCGGTGGGATGGcgtggctggggagctggcccagcagggccaggcggCCCAGGCAGAGAGCgagctcagcaggagccactgtgagctggcagctggggcggCCCGCAGCGGCCTGGGCTGTCTggggggcagcagtgccagggcactgGGGGCAGGGAGTGCCCACCCCTCCTCAGGGCTTGCTGAGCTGTGTCTGGAGCCCGGGGTCCGGTTTTTGGCCGCCCAGCCCAGGAGATCTTGCCCAGCCCGTGTGAGGTCGGCAGGGAGATGCCGGGCTGGCCCGGGGGCAGGAGCACCAGCCCTGTGAGGggaggctgcgggagctgggcctgggggaGTTGGGCCTCCCAGCGCGGGGGAGGGGAGTACGAGGAAGACGAGGCCGGTCCCAGCTTGGCCTGGgtttgacttcagcaggtgTTCAAAATCCTCAAGCATCTGTCAAGTATAAAGAAGTAGTATTTTCATTCTAAGTGAATTCTCCAAGCAGCGTtaaatttatactttaaaagttACACTTTTTGCGAAATTACCCTAGAAATTACctgtaaagctttttccttgcaatatacgccattcaaatacaaatgtttctgtcagtctttcaagtaattttagtgGTGGTtgattcttgttttgcagaatttctaaaGCAGGCTTTCAATTGGCAGTTCTTCCCTTACGCTgacacttgatttttttttttttttttcttgttgactGTTGCGAGTATATgggaaaaaatagtcaaaataatgatcaaacacaaagctgcttgcttgtttgggtACCGTGGGCACACCATGGACCGTTTTTTACCATGTCAGTGCTTATTGCTGATTGTTTCAGTTGGTAAAGAAGCTGACCTTCCATAAGGCTTTCCTTGTAAGtcagcttcaaaatgaaattgctgtagTTTCTCCCAGAGGTAGATCCGACTGgggtttaaaactgtttttaatcgTATTCAGCTTAAACCCcatgcatttctgaatctgGTTTTGAACACTGACATCCTTCTGGAGTAAACGGAAGCTGCTTGTCCTGCCTGTGGTCAGCAGTTGTTTTAGACTTACAGAAGGCTTGCTGAAAAATTGTTGGGTCTGCCATAGGTAAGTGGCGTGCTGATTCACCAGTATTGCTTCTGGTCACTGAATCCGTAATGTGTAGGCACTGCTCAGTATACTAAGAAAATGTATACTAACCATAGTAAAAGTTTACGATGCTTTGATCTGATGAGACAACAAACGcctttttcagcaaaatggcTGTAATATgaagatggattttttaaattttattatagAAGTGTGCACACTGGTGTGAGTTTCCCTATACAAACTTACAAATAACTGATAAATCactcaaagtttttttttctgtatcttgtaCAACTGATACCATGCACAATGGCATGAAGttagaattctttaaaaagttgaaaagtacagtaaaaatacGAACTCTGAAAAcgtttaacattttttatggtTTGAGTTGTCTCTGCAAGTTCATCATGTGGAATATCTACTTTTATAtcagtgcttttatttctcaaatacTCCGTTAAATCCCAGATCTtctttgaaacaagaagaagaaaagaggctcAGAGTAGAAGTGCTGtgtgagaaaaggagagaagaccTCCGAAGGAAAGAAGATCAATGTTGTAAAGAGatggaggagaaacagaaacttgagTTACAGTCTAGGAATTTAGAAATGGAGTTAAGAACACTGAGAAAGCTCTTGAAACAGGTctattaaataatgaattaaactctttgtcttattttctgcttcttttcaattGTATTCCAGTATGCCTAGAGAAGGAGGCGCTTTGTTCACGGAAGAGGCGTTGGATAACAGTTGTCAAATTTTGAGGACAGTAGAGTACAGTTGGTTCACAATTGGGCtgttcgtttttttttttttttttttttgctttgcagtttattattccttttttcctttttcaaaatttaggtttcatttgtatttcaggcaAAGCCTGACCTTTTTTTGAATTACTACAAAACATCCTGTATTTCGCCTTCTtaaattttcataagaaaatttaaatttatttatttataggtgGATTATCATAACGGTGGGgaatcaaaaatgttttcaagtatgCAAGGGAGAATGGGAAGATGTATTGCtagctctgttttttcttaagatgcAAGCAGTTTTATTGTATTACTGTAGGTTGAAGAGGAACGTGATGAAACACAGAGACAGCGCTCTCAGGAAAAGAGGGCCAGAGCCCTTCAAGAAGGAATTTTGAACAACCACCTTGGGAGACAAAAGGAACTagaagaagagacaagaagatctataggaaaaaaatcagaggtaagcagattttttttctaataaattacatttcaccatgtttgttttaaagtcatAATAAATCTTAcataactttttctgtttcttgatgtttatttactgtttacCAGTGTAACTTATCTGGGTAAAtacctttcttgttttctcttatgtctaaaagttctggaaagcagcatcaCTCCTGTATGTACCTGAATTACTTGTGCAAGTCGGAAGCTAATAGAAGACACTATTTACACCGTTTCTTAACCTatctgttattttccatttcatagaCATTTTGTCATCGCTTTTTAGGCTTTCTAGCAGTGAAACACCTAGCTACCTATGGCAAGGTTGACCAGGAAGAAAGTTGTTTGacagtgtttgtgtttccattgcttttattttttaattagttattCCCTTATTGAACTTACTTCAAGTATGCCTTTCTTTGCCACCTCCACATAACTAAAATTTTATGATCGACTCTCAGCAATGAATTCAACTCTCTGTAAGAGTTAGAGtaactggaggagaaaaagcaatcataaacactgtattaaaaaagatcttgaaaagAGTTTACTGAATTTCCTAAAGAATGTGCAGTGCCTTGAAGCCTTTTTGTTCTTGGCTGTGCTGCCCAATAAATGTAGGGTGAATGTGTTTAAGTGGGAAAAAGTTATACATACAATAAAGAGGAAATATACAGGACTATTGCATTCCGGGGGTGATTGAGTCTTATAGCTAACTTCCAGTAATACAAAAGGATAAGTGTTCAGAAGacatttgagaaggaaaatacccTTTCTGGCCTTGTTTTTACCAGATCTGTAGCACAACTAATTCAACCTTAAAGGCAGTATTATAAAGGCATGCACATACAAGAAAGCgctgtcattttaaaagctttggttGCTGgtttaaggggggaaaaaaccgTAACTGTATATTTGGGATGTTCATTTAGGTTTTAAGGCTATGTTGCACTTCCGTTGGGTACGTACGTTGTACATGTGCATGGGTTCACAGAGTAGCTTATTGCCTGAAACTTCATCTTTGAAGTCATGCTTCGGTactagaaatgttaaaatgcagtttattgctgcaggttttttgtaGATTCATTTCCCAATTGGCTCTTTATTCATTTTCCCTGTCATTCAGGAATCCCGCACTGATAGAGAACAGGATCTGTTGTACAAGAATCAGTTACTACAAGATGAGATTGCTATGCTAAGGCTAGAACTCACTCAAGTAAGACTTAGGCACCAGGaggaacaaggaaaatatttaaaggaaaatgagaccttgaaagaaaaaaatgaagctctcAAAAAGGAACTTAAACTGCACAAGGAAGCATtaagacaaatgttttttcagttcaacGCGGAGCTGGACTTAGTAAAGAGAGAATCTGCAGTGCTGACTTCCAAACTTGagcagacaaacaaaagcaaagacagactaGAGACAGAAATTGAGTCATTGCGTTCCTCCCTGAACGCTGCAGTTCAAGAACTTGAACTTCATTTGTCATCAGAAAGCAATGCTGAACGAAGATTTCCCAGAGAACGTGATGAATGCCTTTGCTTGCAAGTCGAGCTCCATCGTGACCTCTCTGACGTGCAAGAAACCAACAAGAgcttgtctctgcagctgtgtaAAGCTAAAAGCAAAGCTAATAGGCTAGAAAATGAGCTTCACCAGTTGAAGCAAATGCTCggagaaaaagctttgcttttagaaatgacaaaaaagaattaagtcaAGGCCAGTGTCGGGCAAAGGAATGTGATCAGGCTCGACAACTTGAGAAAGATCCAGTAAGCAAACTTGTAATAAAACAGGAGTCCCTGCAGGAGCGATTGGCCCAGCTCCAGAGTGAAAACCTTTTTACTCCATCAGCAATGGGAAGAGATGCAGAACAAGAggatcatgaaagaaaaaatagcgGATTATGGGCAGGAGCgttttaaagacattttcaacAAACTTAGAgctgatacagaaaagcaagtttatCTAATAGAAGAGCGAAACAAGGATTTAAATGCCAAGCGTACTGATTTAAGGGAACAAGTCTTTAAATACGAGACTGACGTAGTAGAAAGACAGGTAAAGTATATGCgtagaaagaacaatttaaagttTGTCCGTTCTTGAAATTAGTTTGTTCCTCCAATGTATCCGGTGTAAGTTACATGCATGGGACCAAAGAATACtcatttgttctggtttgttatGTTTCCCTCGGAATTGCGGAAAGTTTTGGCAACGGGGATATTAGTCCTCAGATctaagcagagaacagaaaaaaggtatCCAAGTCTAAGCTTTGATCAAGAAAGGTGATTCTTCTCTAGAacttttttccatctattttcCTTAGTCCATGTTATGCCCTATAGAATAGTCTAAAGTATTTGATGGTTTTGATGTAAGTATTGCACTGATGACATGAATGAGAGTGGTATAAAAGGAGGAACCATCCAATACACGAGGGCTGAGAAATGAAGATGCAGAGAAGTGAAGTGGTTGGGGACAGATTTATATGAAGCTTctatagaggggaaaaaagag carries:
- the LOC129783606 gene encoding LOW QUALITY PROTEIN: ankyrin repeat domain-containing protein 26-like (The sequence of the model RefSeq protein was modified relative to this genomic sequence to represent the inferred CDS: inserted 2 bases in 2 codons; deleted 2 bases in 2 codons; substituted 2 bases at 2 genomic stop codons), giving the protein MEVTDGPGLSHSSDPTSEDVRLEASAYKETMLLLEELSVVHTGSATLLKMQNILLEYEQRIERQKNRYKALSREVRKLEDEREESQFRAEKTQDLKSVSAHQEAEWKRGIQSLRSSLKQEEEKRLRVEVLCEKRREDLRRKEDQCCKEMEEKQKLELQSRNLEMELRTLRKLLKQVEEERDETQRQRSQEKRARALQEGILNNHLGRQKELEEETRRSIGKKSEESRTDREQDLLYKNQLLQDEIAMLRLELTQVRLRHQEEQGKYLKENETLKEKNEALKKELKLHKEALRQMFFQFNAELDLVKRESAVLTSKLEQTNKSKDRLETEIESLRSSLNAAVQELELHLSSESNAERRFPRERDECLCLQVELHRDLSDVQETNKSLSLQLCKAKSKANRLENELHQLKQMLGEKALLLEMTXKELSQGQCRAKECDQARQLEKDPVSKLVIKQESLQERLAQLQSENLLLHQQWEEMQNKRIMKEKIADYGQERFKDIFNKLRADTEKQVYLIEERNKDLNAKRTDLREQVFKYETDVVERQGMFGQLQQELADALKKQSMPEASLEVTTRYHSDLERDKLRLQKELEKTVKTKTQKQNMLALTSKDLHSTWEEHLKSRSHLEERVAQLDEEKAELLQQCESERKEVKKLVELKRPAELRLAQEMKRNLDLQKDCKRLKRLLSRATKELRVYEERGGLSQLNLQGEVKNRYSEVVNEIGRLRTKVDELSQQLEIEPKKGMQLEAQNHDLREELSTMRGNHEKLEKSKSQLKEEVANLKHHMETNMVDRSQIEQSKREVEEXAEQEIRQKRQEVNLILQMQAASQDRLEQIRASRHALLTSQLEHRIGDLERELDRIKNTQRDSIFQKESVQAEAEKYKDLYLEEVKNGRCLGNKLEGANERXAEANAKLLQECHGSKPLIASSAVSAPVLYSTELGHISNNPALNRSLNLGGSFLTPTVNTLPSRNRVEAYVAKVRQELDERIAKELKQATAELEAGSAGASPMVSSDGSSESIHVDXDPLCRAVQEHRDVLTKNYLI